The Leishmania panamensis strain MHOM/PA/94/PSC-1 chromosome 32 sequence genome window below encodes:
- a CDS encoding hypothetical protein (TriTrypDB/GeneDB-style sysID: LpmP.32.3740) yields MSGQSAAGVAASVGSEDSTHQLLSGFQFFFLCLVVMASYYISLHISVHAVGESTAPLSAPIAAASSLFYDVGNTILRKINRRRNRTQVGAVSYEDEADDANDIFSVNQPGAGVQ; encoded by the coding sequence ATGTCTGGACAGTCAGCCGCTGGCGTTGCGGCGTCCGTAGGCAGCGAAGACTCGACGCACCAGCTCCTGTCCGGTTTCCagttcttcttcttgtgccTGGTCGTGATGGCGTCGTACTACATATCGTTACACATCTCCGTCCATGCGGTGGGCGAatcgacagcgccgctgagCGCACCCATCGCCGCAGCCTCAAGTCTCTTTTATGATGTTGGCAACACTATCCTAAGGAAGATCAACCGCCGTCGCAACCGCACGCAGGTCGGCGCCGTCTCCTACGAGGATGAGGCCGATGATGCCAACGATATTTTTTCAGTGAATCAACCAGGTGCAGGTGTGCAGTAG